A stretch of Cicer arietinum cultivar CDC Frontier isolate Library 1 chromosome 5, Cicar.CDCFrontier_v2.0, whole genome shotgun sequence DNA encodes these proteins:
- the LOC101504243 gene encoding low affinity sulfate transporter 3-like, translated as MAVGRSFASIKGYHLDGNKEMLAMGCMNIAGSFTSCYVVTGSFSRTAVNFSARSQSSISNIVMAVTVILCLELFTRLLYYTPMAILASIILSAFPRLIDIREACYIWKVDKVDFLACIGAFFGVLFVSAETGLIVACSCW; from the exons ATGGCTGTTGGTAGATCATTTGCTTCAATTAAGGGATACCATCTTGATGGGAACAAAGAAATGTTAGCAATGGGTTGTATGAACATTGCAGGATCTTTCACTTCATGTTATGTTGTAACTG GTTCATTTTCAAGGACTGCAGTAAATTTCAGTGCAAGAAGTCAATCATCAATATCAAATATTGTGATGGCAGTAACAGTGATTCTGTGCTTGGAGTTGTTTACAAGACTCTTATATTATACACCTATGGCTATACTTGCTTCTATAATCCTTTCTGCATTTCCAAGATTAATTGACATAAGAGAAGCTTGTTACATTTGGAAGGTTGACAAAGTTGACTTTCTTGCTTGCATTGGTGCTTTCTTTGGTGTCTTGTTTGTATCGGCAGAAACTGGTCTTATTGTTGCA TGTTCTTGTTGGTAG